The Arvicola amphibius chromosome 11, mArvAmp1.2, whole genome shotgun sequence genomic interval ACTGTGTTAGTGACAAAATCATTGTGTCATCAGATCATAGATGTTTTTAGATTATTAACCTTGGGTCAAGGTTGTTCATTTTTTCTCATAATATCTCCCTATCTATAATTCATGTGGTTATTCTGATTGAAACATACATATCTAAAGCTTAAAAGCTAAACTAACATGCACAGATaggagaaaacatgaaatatttgacTCTGAGGTCCGGGTTGTAGAATAGCAGTATTAAATGGAGAGGGAATGGAATAACATAAAGAAAGTGATATAGGAAGGGACCACTAGTACTGAAGGCTTCCTGAAAACTAATATAGAAACTTACTACCATAAAACCTTCctaaatatgtacatgtataaaagaaattaaaatacattcaCCATGTAGTGGGGGATACAGTCTCCCAACTTGACATATTGTGCCACCAAGTAAAACCCCAAGTGCCAAGAATGGCAAATCTAGTTGAGATTTTGCCCAAAGGGATCTATAGACATCCCCAAGCACCTCAGATTATTGACTATTGCTGAGGGTGTTTGTTGCTCTTAACAACCTAAGAGTCAGAGAGTTTTGCTAAAGACACAACTATTTTATCTTATTGAGCATGGAGAAACCCCAATTAGGAGTTTCACCCCTGATCACTAGCATTGCTGTTGCTGAGTGTTGCTTTACACATACCAGATGAAAAAGATCAACACCATCCTTTTGATCTTCATCAGTGAAACTGCCTGAAACATATACTAGtgccacagagaaaataaaatgttgaacaAGTAATGAATCACATATTGACTGAATTTGAGGAAACTCACTAAAGTGATGAAGAATATGAAACTAAATAGGACATGGGCTGAAGGGAAAAGGctactactattctgctaaaggaacatagtaataaaatgagCCTTAATGTAGCATATTGTTACATTCATAGATCAAGGCATCAGTCAACCcacatcagagaagtttcttcttgtaCTAGATAGTAATTTGCACAGTGACTCACAATAGAACAATGTACAGAGGGTGAGAATTTGGAGAACTCAACCCTAAATGAGATGGCCTCATCAACCGCTTCCAACAATGCTTGATAATCTCTGTTGAAAAGGGTTTAGAAAGAGCCACAGGTGATGagtgactccaaggaaacaggaCCTTCATGACACAACAGAACTGATAAGTGACTTAATTTACAGACTGATTGTGTGCACAAGACCAAGACAAGTTCAAGACAGaaaaaatcccagcacagcaAACAGGAAGTACACATAAAATCCAATTCCTAACCAAGATGCCATTTGTAACTGGTACCTGCTGGGAAAGAAGAGGAACCAGTCTCCTCCAAAAAGGCGTCACTGGGAATTCCTGGGTATTTCAATCAATTTTCATGTCATGTGCTATGTGTAGAAGTGTCTGTCCAACACAAAAGGAACTCTACAAAATTgatttcactctgtgtgtgtgtgtgagtgtgtgtgtgtgtgtgtgtgtgtgtgtgtgtgtgtgtgtgtgtgtctgcgcgcgtatgtatgtgcatgcaattGTTTTGGATTAGTTTGactttttgatttttagtttgtttctttgagttttgtttgttgatttttgtttttgaaattagaGGATGTAGTGGTTAGAAAGAAAGTGGCtcccaaaggaagtggcattattaggaggtttggctttgttggagtgtagtgatgaggccatcaggcctgcttttcatccagcaCGGCTCCCGCACcactagcttagccccggaaataacaacacacaatctgtattcatttaaacactgcctggcccattagcttcagcctctttctggctaactctcacattttgattaacccatatttagtaatgtgtgtagcaccacgaggggtggcttacctggaagattctagcctatgtccatcttgggtgggagcttcattgcatctgacttactttccttcttcccagcattctgttctgtctactccacccacctatgttctgacctatcaggccaagcagttttctttattaactaaccaatgaaataatcagatagatagaagacacacctacatcattggaggaagtgtgtcacagtccTGTCAGGCAGACATGAGGTATTTTTTGACCCTCCAAGGAAGGCCTAACTCCCTATGAGGAGTGGGTAaggactgcagagggagaggtgggtggatgggagaaagggagggagggagaactggggttggtatataaaatgaaaaatcattttttttaaaaaaatgcaggtAAGACACCGGGATATAAGACAAAAACTATGTTGTATAATAATTCTACTTTCAAtgctctctttctttaaaaatagttcaTTTACTACATGCATATAATTGCTGGTGAGTTTTCTGTATTTAACTTTTTCCAATGAGGACTAACTGATGTTTCTAGTAGTTAATGTATCCTCATAAGAGACAACAAATTGTCACCTAACAATGCAATtgatatgaaatatatttttgtagtCTCATGCTAAATAATGGTTATTATTGCACTTGATCTAATCCTGTTTTCTTACAGTTTATATATAAGCATTGATTCAAAATATGCCTTTTTGTAGTCAGGcatatttaaggaaaataaaaatatgtattttaagatATTTGAAAGATCTCATTTGATTATATTGAAATAAGCTACCATATAACTGTAGAAAATACACAGTATAAAAACATAACACTCTAGATAATTATGCAAATGAGTTGTTGTATTCAGGTATGTTATCTTTGCAGAATTTTGGAGGTGTGTTTATTTGTAAAGATAAACAATGAAGCAGTAggattattttcttctgtctatcaaagcaaatgttttaagaagtctAACCATTTGAATTCAATCAACTTCATTCTGGGAACAGCTGCAATATGCCTTTATAGAACACCATAAATTCAAATTAATTAATCCAAAAtgaattacaaattatttttttgtaaacTGCACATTGATCCTTAAGGGTTATTTAAGCAGCTGAACTGGATGTCATTTGCTCCATCTGCCACAACAGATGCTTTATTCCAATATGAATATTAGATGAATTCTGAAAGAAGTCTACATAACTGTAAGAAACATTTGCAAAATGGAGAAAAGATGATAGTTTTTCTCATTActggaaataatttctttttatatttcatggTGAAATGCACTAAAATATAATTCATTACACAAATCTAAATCTAATTGCAGAACACAAAGACTTTAAAGAAGCtataataaagaaatgttcagtatTGCTCTCATCCATTGATTAAGCTGTACTTTGCTAATGCACATTAGTTTTTCTTGTAAGCGTCTAAAGGAATATAAGACTTCTTTTTCAGTGATGCATTTAGGGCCATAACATATTAGAATTATGTTAAATCTGACTTCAAAATTGttagaatgaggaagagaaagcaaaagtgCAGCCAGGTATGGAAACAAAACTAAGTTAGAAGGTTGATGAGGGCTGTTATGAGTAATAAAGTCACCATGTGAATTCCTCAGAATTCAGAAAGCAAAGTTTAAGGcaaaaacacatgcataaaaacTCATTTACTCTCTCACAACACGCATACACAGAAACTCATAAAACACACAATCTTAGAATTTAAAGcacaccataaacacacacacacaaacaacaacaaaaatacccacAAGATAGTATGTGAAAAATTCTATTTTGTATTGGCAATTTGAGGAATTAAGATGATTAGTTATGAATAAATGTATATGAAAGAATAAGGGAGACAACATTAATAAAAGCAATGATGAACTGAATAGTTTTATGAACACTCTGGTGTTCACACATTTGGTTAGATACATATTTGGGAGTATATACCTTTGCATCATGTTGTCTACATGAGGTTTATGgtatacaagcaaacaaacaaatgttattttaaacaaaactgaTGTATGAAGTTTATAAGAGATAATTACAAgggtgtttggggtttttttttttgttttttttttttttgttgtttttttttttttgagacagggtttccctgtagtttctagagcctgtcctggaactagctcttgtataccaggctggtctcgaactcagagatctgcctgcctctgcctcccgtgtgctgggattaaaggcgtgtgccaccactgcctggcttagaagggtgttttttgagatagagtttggTCAGTGAGTATTTATAAACCCTTTCTTTGACAGAATTCCTAATTTCTTATACatagattctcctgtctcttatCATACCAGGGTAACTATGTGATTTTACTCTTAGTTTGCATCCAAGGAGTGAATTGAAAGACTATTGAGAGGTACAGCCAAATTTGAATGCCTAAAAAAATTTATCCTAACGAACTATTACCATTTAGTTTCTTTGCAATTTTTCATCTATTACATAACCTTTGATAACTACAATATACCACAGACAAacattatcaaaacaaaacaaaataaaacaaaacaacaataacaaacctaAGGGAGCAAAGAGGaactaacaaaataaacagaaaacaagtaTGACAATATCATGTTCTTACATATTTGTAACTATTATTAATATGACTAGtataattttattagaaaaaataatgacagggtaaaaaatgataagaaagaaaacaggcccATGTGTATGCAGCAAACAGGATTTACTTCAGTTCTAAAGGTAATATAGACATAAAGTGAAAGATAAGTAATCATACTTTATGAATTGAAAGCACAGACAGAGATAGCTTGGCCTATGtttgacaaaaatattaatacttaaagtaaatcctttaaaaaagtaaacaaatgaaattatatGAGTCCATTTATAAGGAAGATATTATTCTCGTAAACAAATATACACTGAGCACCggtacatataaatatatcaaaGAATCTGAAGAAGATACAATAGCAATAAGGGACCCTAgcaacataccttaaaataaatctatatatttcaaataacaaCACATATAAGAAACACTGAGCTTGAATAATACATTAGAGATGGCTGGCCAAACAAATATCTATAGGGTAGTACAATTTACAGCAACAGAGTATGGATTTCTCTCAAATCCATGCAACAGGTTCCAATAATAGaacacaaaaaaaccctaaaaagtgtaaaaattgtgttttctgaACACAGTGGTATAAGTTTAGAAGTTAACAAGacagagaatgtttgaaattttaaaattcttgtaaatgaataaatgacctTGAATAACAAATcatataaaaaggaaatgtaaCAAGAAATATTAAgacaagaaacaacaaaaatgtagtTTGGAATGCTTCTAGGAGATAATAAGTCAATATAAAGAAAAGGCATATAGCACTATATTTCAATTTCAAACTCCATAACTTTATCCAAAAAGAAATTAGTTATtccacaaaggaaataaaaaatcaaCACATTAGGGAACACAATACTCGATACAGTAGGAACAGCCCACATTGACTGAGTCCAAGAAACCAATACTGTTTCTCTGTTCCCAAAGCAACAAATACGATATAACAGAGTAGCAGAAGGAAAAGCGAAACATCTTTTTAACAAATGCAAAGAAGGGATCAGCACAATTCAAAACACTCTCAATCATGATAAAAAGTAGTAGAGGCTGCTAAAGAATGATGAATGAGGGAAAAATAATCCTCAATAGTTATCCAATGCCAAATGGCTATTTTTGAGCAAACACATTTTAGTAACATTATACAAAcaaagcaggttatatttagtaatatatgtgcatataacaaaaattaatgaaagagaGCAATCAGTAATATACAGGAGACATTTGGggcaagaagaagaaggggaagtaaTATGACAATATTAtgatctcaaatttaaaaaacaggGAGTGGGAGTCCTCTCACAAAACTGtgttaaagaaattaatatcaaCTTTTAAGTTTCTAAATGATTGATCTAATATACTTTTTCTTAAAGCAAATAGGAAAAGATTATTCACACCTACTATTTAATATAATACTAAAATCACAGGTGGAGTTATTGGTGAGAAGTGATAACCTAAAAGGCAAAtggataaaataagaaatgaaatgtcAGTTGTTTCCtggtatatgaatatattatatataaaatcagaggtatatgtatttgtgtgtgtgtgtgtgtgtaaacatagtTGGAATTGTGAAAGCCAgtgaaaaactaataaaaactaGAGTGACGCGGCAAAGTCCAGGTTTACctcacaaatttaattttatttctgtgcaaTATCAGTGAACAAGTTGTAAAAGAAATGGGGAAATTTAAAtagccagaaaagcaaaatactCAGAGTTAAATTTAATCAGAGGCCCaaaaatattctatatatttaaGATTGAGAAGACTATTGAGAGAATTTGAACAAGACAAGTCAAATGAAAAGACATTCCACATCAATGGATTTTAAAAGTTACTAATATCCAATGCTCTCAGTGCAGTCAGAGCAAAATGGAATCAAAATgctaacataattttaaaataaaagaaaaaatagtaattaaaatttatatgccaccatgaaattcaaataaaatagaaaaatgatcagatcagaaaacaaaatgttttaatgcTATCAATACAATGATGAATGTCAAATTTGTTCCCAAAGTAATATCAAGTATCAAAAATAGATAAACTGACTAATGAAGCATAATACACAGCCCAGAAATATACCACCACACCTATGTTCagctgatattttaatttttttctaaaataacatAATGAGAAAATGATAACAAGCATAAATATCAGTAAGAAAACTAGATATCCATCCATATGTAACGTGATTAAATACAGTATTTCCTCATATCATGTTAAAGAtcaaatagaaatggattaaaaacaTTCATGTGAGATAAGGAACTATAAAAATACTGAGAGTAAATGCAGAGAAAACCTTTCAAGTAAGTACTCTGCTTGGTCATTCTCTTCTGTGTGATTGGGTCATAGAGAAAAGGAGACAACTATAATTTTATCAAACTAACAAGCTTCAGTGCAGCAAATAACACTGTTTAGAGACAAGGTAAAGTGTACCATTGACAAAgggtgcatacacagacacagaagtcACTAGCAtcctttttttcccaagacaaatTTTATGGGAGGCAGCAAGCAGCTCACTGAAAGGGTCTCCGTCATGCCTTCGTCCCACAACTGCCCTCCGAAGATGGGAGTATCCTGAGCACGGGTCAGAAGCAGGCACATGTCACAGTGGCACATAAACTTCCTGGAGAGTGCCTGCAGCAGTTTTCTTCTCAattacatttttaccttctttaacacacactttggtttttattggggaaaataaaacaaataaaggaacaaCTTGCCACGAGTGAGAATAGAGTTTTCCCCAGAGTTAGGAAATGACACAGCTGCCCTTTTCTTTGAAGGGATTCTTGTCTTCTGGGATCCCTTTCACTAGAGGATTCTCTCCAGAACGTTCTATAATATAGATCTTTATTTCTTCAGAACATTTAGACACCTGTTGTCTTTGCAACTTCACTTCTTTGCGAAGTTGCTCAACCTCCatcttcagctttttattttcctgCAGATCCTCCATGTGAAGGGCAGGCATCTTTGCCCCAGAAATGGGCCCAGGAGTAACTTGTGCAAGGCAGCCACTTATCACTAGCATACTTTAACAGTAAGCAAAGTTAAAAATAGGCTAGAGTTCtcattatacattatttttaaggaAGACATGCAAAAGGCTAATTAACATACATGAAAAACTAATCAACATGGTTAATCATTAGAAAACTAAGGTTAAAATTGAAAAGACATTATATTactcttgcagaatgtctggagtCAATGTGAAAGAAGCTGACTAATATTTCAAATTTGGAGAAAAGACATTACTTGTATACAATCTAGTGGGAATTTAAGTTAGTATAACTCTTGAGACAGTTGCTTCATATTTCTTCCCCATACTCAAATGGACCTACTACATGATTCAGTAAtcagtgtgtatatatttatccTGAAGATTTGAAATCAGTTTCACAATAACCAAGTAATAGAATCTATTAGTAGACCGATAAATGAAGCAAATGTCACTTATGAACATGCAAACAATACTACTCAACctttacagaataaaaaacagtctttcttttcagaaaacgTAGAAGTAACTgatgatcaataaaataaatgaagtaaccaaaaacaggaaaaaaaagacatgcttTCTCTGTTACTTGAACAAACTCAGAAGTACTGAGTGTATTCATGGATCCTCACGATAATGCAAAAAGGCAATGATGGACAAGAAAATACAGATGCTGAGAAAGTGAGGAAGAGTAATGGCCTTTTGTGAGTTCTACTTTATTTTGCCAATATATAGTTAATGACAATGTATGGattttttatatttcacattTCTGAGAGAAAATTTCATatgcttttataataaataacatGGTTGAGAAACAGAAATGTGACTAAGTTTGAAATAATCATTCCTCATTCCATTCAAGAATCATGATATCACATTTACCCCATAGACAGtaaagttataattataattttacaaaaaattaaaggaTCTCAAGCACTCTTAAATCTTTCCAGTGTTTCCTTTatttactttaaagaaaacaagttaTATTTTGTAATCCAAACatcataataaattattattataacatCACTCCCTCAATTCCTCGACCTTCCTTAGTAGAAATTTTGTGGGAAGCTTGTATGCTAGTTTCCTGAGGtagaccgagaagccaaggacaatggtgatgggcttggtctctacgacaaggacgggctctgtgtgagccttgtcagtttggttgctcaccttcctggacctggagggagttgggaggaccttggactcaacatagtgtagagaaccctgatggctctttgacctggagagggagggagtgggggtatgggtggagcggaggggagggaagggggaggaggaggggagaagatggtaatttttaataaaaaataaataaactggaaaaaataaataaaaaaatatcttaaTACCTGCCTCCAAGTGCTTACTGGGAGTAAACTGATTAAGACTAAGTTatgtaaacaaaatgcagaatCATCCCCATTAGTAATTAAGTGGGAATGTAATATTTGGCTAGCAATCAGACAaagtaaaaactttttaaaatgtgtgaaggAAAACAGTATTTCAGtgttcttttatataaaatatccagcatgcaataaaataataagtGTACATATAGATACAAAACCAACCATACttgcataaaaaattaaataatcatcAGAAATATAGGCAAAAATAACCCAGATTTTGGAACTTAGAATAATAATTTATACCTACATTTTACTAATTATGATAATTATACAATACTGTAGAAATGGGAATTTCAGCAGATTTGGGGAACATAGTTAAATATGCATTGGATTATAAAGAAGATGAGGATATAACATTATGAACAAGAAAATGCAAAGACCTGGCTATGTAAAATTTATTCAATTCTTGTTAGCAAGTTCACTGGTGTAGTTCTCATGCATGTCTTGTTTAGGAAACAATATTGCCAAAATTCTGAGTGagcttcatttttatgtttagaaGACACTTTCTCTCAGCAATCTCTAGCTGttccaatctttctgccccttcttccattATACTCCCTGAGCCGTgggttcatttcttttatttgagaTGTACTAGGTGTCACTGGAAACTGCACTGTAACTTACACTCTGGATTTTCACAAGTTGTTCCTTTCTATATTATCCTCTCTATCTGCtgcataaagaaacttctttgttgAGTGGTGCGAGGTACAGTTTCTGAGTATAAGGACAAGTATCAAATGCAAATACCCTCTTATTCAGAATGCCTAAGCCCAGTTGGACAACTGCTGATTACCCTCATTATAAAGTATTATTATTCCATTATAGAGGATATCTTGACATGCTGGTCATTGTGATTCGTTGCTTCGGAATTGGATAGgactattaattatttttttttcttaggatCTTACATAGCAACTTAAAATCATAACTAGTACTGAGGTCCAGTAATTTGATGGTTCTTCCAGACCAGTTATGATTCTATGAATCCAGGTCCCATGTCTGAAATACGTGGTGTCTTCAGCTATATGTTCTTTACCTAAAAGTTCTGAGAGGCAACCAAGGATAGTGTCAATAGCCTGTATTTTTTAGGAGTCTCTTAGAAGCTCCTGACCAATGATTTGATGGAAATTTTTCATGTCTGTATTTGAGGCTTTTGCTTAATAATCTATGGTTCATTTTCAGGCTAGTATGAAACCTGGCACCaggtaaattcccaagaatcaACAAGGAACCCCAGCAACGACGCTATGCAATAGTGGAGAgtatgcctaaactggccttcccttgtaatcacattgatggctaccttaattatcatcatagaaccttcatccagcaacttgtAGAagcaaattcagagattcacagctaagcattGGGCCAAGCTTCAAGAGACCAGTTAAAGAGAGgcaggagcaataatatgaggaAAGGGGTCAagctcacagaaacacacaaaaacagctgacctaaggtagtgggagctcactgactctggactgatactgggaaaccagcataggaccaaactaggacctctgaatgtgattgacagttgtatggcttgggaagtctgtggggccactggcagtgagaccaagatttatcccCTAGTGTTTGAACTAGCTTTTTGCAGccaattctttttttccaattttttttattaaaaatttccatctcctcctctcctccttccccttccctcccctcccctccacccatacccccattccctccctctccaggccaaggagccatcagggttccctaccctatgttaagtccaaggtcctcccaactccccccccccaggtccaggaaggagagcaaccaagctgacaaggcccacacagagcccgtccacgctgtAGAATCCAatcccattgccattgtccttggtttctcagtcagcctccatcttcagccacattcagagagtccggtttggtcacatgttccatcagtcccattccaactggagttggtgatctccagttagttctgtcccaccgtctccatgggtgaacgcacccctcacggtcctgactttctttctcatgttctccctccttctgctcctcatcaggaccttggaagctcagtccggtgctccaatgtggggctctgtcattgtTCATTGCAGCCAATTTTTTTGGAGAGATATCTTACTCAACCTAAATATAGGGgtgaaggccttggtcctgcttcaaagtgatgcatcagactttgttgactcttcaTGGGAAGcattaccctttctgaagagtggatgggggttggatGGGGGGCaacaggggaaggagaaggagtgggaactggggtaggtgtgtaaaaaagaaaagatcatttaaaaataaataaattaattaaaataaaaagtagtctATGGCTATTGGATGAAGCATTAGGAACAAATCTGCATATAGGTTGGTAATCTAGTCATAAGAGATCATCACTAAACTTATGTGCATAAAACAGAAttaaatagacatatatatatatatatatatatacatatatatatatgtatatattaagaaaaaaggaaTCAATTTTGAGAAGGAATGTGAAGGGTTACAGTAATGAGAAATGgtagaaacaatgaaaatagatttcttgtatttaaaattctcaaaaatatatttaaaagtaaaggaATAGAAAGTACATTAATTTAAGCATTCTTATCCTGTCATAACTATCTAGCAGTGTAGTAACAGAATGAGGATTGATATAAAGTTTAAAGAAACAGATTTAGTTAAAGTTCATCGAATTTAATATTG includes:
- the LOC119826883 gene encoding guanine nucleotide-binding protein G(I)/G(S)/G(O) subunit gamma-11-like, which encodes MPALHMEDLQENKKLKMEVEQLRKEVKLQRQQVSKCSEEIKIYIIERSGENPLVKGIPEDKNPFKEKGSCVIS